The following are from one region of the Cloacibacterium sp. TD35 genome:
- a CDS encoding S9 family peptidase — protein sequence MKKLFLTLGFLGMMHFGFAQEITLEKIYSGYYRGKNIAGIASLKNGENYAVIERGGIAKYSYKTTEKVGNIVDGSFESYIFSDDESKILLQKESEPIYRHSFLGKFDVKDLTSGKIISLNNGNFVQEPKFSPNGKLVAFISDNNLFYQDLASGKITQITNDGKKNSVINGLGDWVYEEEFGHADFYQWNKGSDAIIFVRFDESQVPEMNMQMYNKSLYPTDYRFKYPKAGEKNSEVSAHLYQVNSGKTIHLDLAGFENYYIPQVFSTAKNDEVAIATSNRHQNKVEILKINTASGTVSKLLTETDQAWIDTDNLTLEFLDDNSFLWASERSGFRHLYWYDAKGKLNKQVTKGNWEITDYYGFNPKTKEVFLQTTEKGSINKVVSKFNISSGKSVLLSQAEGNNRADFSKNFQYFIETNSTAKKPFTYTLKDGNGKFVKELQNNDALLSKLNADNLVTKEFMMISNEAGDQMNAYIMKPKDFDPNKKYPLFMFQYSGPGSQQVSNSWDGGNGLWFNHLVQKGYIVVCVDGRGTGYRGTKYKKVTYKNLGKYEIEDQIAAAKWLGNQSYIDKSRIGIFGWSYGGYMASLAMTKGADVFKAGIAVAPVTNWRYYDSIYTERFLQTPQENPEGYDQNSPTTFAKLLKGKFLLIHGTADDNVHFQNSMEFSEALIQSNKQFEFMAYPDKNHGIYGGQTRPQLYKKMTDFILENL from the coding sequence ATGAAGAAATTGTTTTTAACATTAGGTTTCTTGGGAATGATGCATTTTGGCTTTGCTCAAGAAATTACTCTAGAAAAAATCTATTCGGGTTACTACCGTGGCAAAAACATTGCGGGAATCGCTTCTCTTAAAAATGGAGAAAACTATGCCGTAATCGAAAGAGGCGGTATTGCAAAATATTCTTACAAAACCACTGAAAAAGTAGGCAATATTGTAGACGGAAGTTTTGAGAGTTATATTTTTTCTGATGATGAATCAAAAATTCTTTTGCAAAAAGAATCTGAGCCTATTTACAGACATTCATTTTTAGGGAAATTTGATGTTAAAGACCTTACTTCAGGAAAAATAATCAGTCTGAACAACGGAAACTTCGTTCAAGAGCCTAAATTTTCGCCTAATGGAAAATTGGTTGCTTTTATTTCAGACAATAATTTATTTTATCAAGATTTAGCATCTGGAAAAATCACCCAAATTACCAATGATGGAAAGAAAAATTCAGTGATTAATGGATTGGGAGATTGGGTTTATGAAGAAGAATTCGGGCATGCAGATTTCTATCAGTGGAACAAAGGAAGTGACGCCATCATTTTTGTAAGATTTGATGAATCGCAAGTTCCAGAGATGAACATGCAGATGTATAATAAATCGCTTTATCCTACAGATTATCGTTTTAAATATCCAAAAGCTGGAGAGAAAAACTCAGAAGTTTCTGCACATTTATATCAGGTAAATTCTGGTAAAACCATCCATTTAGATTTGGCAGGTTTTGAGAATTATTATATTCCACAAGTTTTTAGCACTGCTAAAAATGATGAGGTAGCGATTGCTACTTCTAACAGACATCAGAATAAAGTAGAAATTTTAAAAATTAATACCGCTTCTGGAACCGTTTCTAAATTATTAACCGAAACAGACCAAGCTTGGATTGATACGGATAATCTTACGTTAGAATTTTTAGATGACAACTCATTTTTATGGGCTTCAGAGAGAAGCGGTTTCAGACATTTGTATTGGTATGATGCTAAAGGAAAACTGAACAAGCAAGTAACCAAAGGAAACTGGGAAATCACTGATTATTATGGTTTTAACCCAAAAACGAAAGAAGTTTTCTTACAAACAACCGAGAAAGGAAGCATCAATAAAGTAGTTTCTAAATTTAATATTTCATCAGGGAAATCTGTATTGCTTTCTCAAGCGGAAGGAAATAACAGAGCAGATTTTTCTAAAAATTTCCAATATTTTATTGAGACTAATTCTACTGCTAAAAAACCATTCACTTATACTTTAAAAGATGGAAACGGGAAATTTGTAAAAGAATTGCAGAATAATGACGCACTTTTAAGCAAATTAAATGCAGATAATTTGGTAACCAAAGAATTTATGATGATTTCGAATGAAGCAGGAGACCAAATGAATGCTTACATCATGAAACCAAAGGATTTTGACCCAAATAAAAAATATCCACTTTTCATGTTCCAATATTCAGGACCGGGTTCTCAGCAAGTTTCTAATTCTTGGGACGGTGGAAACGGACTTTGGTTCAATCATTTGGTGCAAAAAGGATATATCGTAGTTTGTGTAGATGGTCGTGGAACGGGTTATAGAGGAACAAAATACAAAAAAGTAACCTATAAAAACCTGGGAAAATACGAAATAGAAGACCAAATTGCAGCTGCAAAATGGTTAGGAAATCAATCTTATATTGACAAGTCTAGAATTGGTATTTTCGGATGGAGTTATGGTGGTTATATGGCAAGTTTAGCCATGACAAAAGGTGCAGATGTTTTCAAAGCAGGAATTGCGGTAGCGCCAGTAACCAATTGGAGATATTATGACAGCATTTACACCGAAAGATTTTTACAAACTCCACAAGAAAATCCTGAAGGTTATGACCAGAATTCGCCGACTACTTTTGCGAAATTACTAAAAGGTAAATTCCTTTTGATTCACGGAACAGCTGATGACAATGTACATTTCCAAAATTCTATGGAATTTTCAGAAGCATTGATTCAAAGCAATAAGCAGTTTGAATTTATGGCGTATCCAGACAAAAATCACGGAATTTATGGCGGTCAAACCAGACCTCAATTGTATAAAAAAATGACTGATTTTATTTTAGAGAATCTTTAA
- a CDS encoding peptide MFS transporter, translating into MNNKHPKGLPYLFFTEMWERFGYYLILGIFVLYLIEPEGMRGGLGLPDKMADDIFGTYIALTYLTPFIGGFLADRVLGYVKSIYIGGILMAAGYIGMGVFKDLPLFYTSLGLIIVGNGFFKPTISTLLGNLYSDEKYKANKDSGYNIFYMGINIGAFICNIIAAFMRNKFGWGEAFITAGIGMLVGLVVFTVGMKHYRQAAEMKPVQEGDTKLSEILVKVFLPAIIAGAIGWFLPGEIFGSDSTDAFIFACIPVIYFYVSLYFKANQKEKPAIGALLSIFLISMFFWAVFKQNGTALTRWANYYTDRSVPASVEKPLEDIYMVDGKDFKDKEVSVYDDQYQTQKDEEGKTLKTQGKDIYFRNIKPEQKAQLEQNPSQKVFLYNTELFQSINPFWVIALTPVIVGIWAMLRRKGKEPLTPTKIVLGLFISALSCLVMVLAVYAGDNGAVKVSPWWLVASYGVITIGELCLSPMGLSFVSKLSPARITALMMGGFFLANSVGNKLSGILASTWYSYDNKMNYFLVNFALLIFATLLGASMLKRLNKIMKDQGH; encoded by the coding sequence ATGAACAATAAACATCCAAAAGGTTTACCGTATTTGTTTTTCACAGAAATGTGGGAAAGATTCGGGTATTATTTAATTTTAGGAATTTTTGTATTATATCTTATTGAGCCAGAAGGAATGAGAGGAGGATTAGGACTTCCTGATAAAATGGCAGATGATATCTTCGGGACTTATATTGCCCTTACTTATCTTACTCCATTTATTGGCGGTTTCTTGGCAGATAGAGTTCTAGGATACGTAAAATCTATTTATATCGGTGGTATTTTGATGGCTGCAGGTTATATTGGGATGGGCGTTTTTAAAGATTTACCACTTTTTTATACTTCTTTAGGATTAATCATTGTAGGTAACGGTTTCTTTAAGCCTACCATTTCTACACTTTTAGGAAATCTTTATTCAGACGAAAAATACAAAGCCAACAAAGACTCAGGTTATAACATTTTCTACATGGGAATTAATATCGGTGCTTTCATTTGTAACATTATTGCAGCATTTATGCGTAATAAATTCGGTTGGGGAGAAGCGTTTATTACTGCAGGAATTGGGATGTTGGTCGGTTTAGTGGTTTTTACCGTAGGAATGAAACATTACAGACAGGCAGCAGAAATGAAGCCAGTACAAGAAGGAGATACCAAACTTTCTGAAATTTTGGTTAAAGTATTCTTACCTGCAATTATCGCTGGAGCAATCGGTTGGTTCTTACCAGGAGAAATCTTCGGAAGTGATAGTACAGATGCGTTTATTTTTGCATGTATTCCTGTTATTTATTTTTATGTTTCCCTTTATTTCAAAGCGAATCAGAAAGAAAAACCTGCAATTGGAGCATTATTATCCATCTTCTTAATTTCGATGTTTTTCTGGGCGGTTTTCAAACAAAACGGAACAGCTTTAACACGTTGGGCAAATTATTATACAGATAGAAGTGTTCCTGCAAGTGTAGAGAAACCTCTGGAAGATATTTATATGGTAGATGGAAAAGACTTCAAAGACAAGGAAGTTTCTGTGTATGATGACCAATATCAAACCCAAAAAGATGAAGAAGGAAAAACCTTAAAAACTCAAGGAAAAGATATCTATTTCAGAAATATTAAGCCTGAACAAAAAGCGCAATTGGAGCAAAATCCTTCCCAGAAAGTGTTCTTGTACAATACAGAGCTATTCCAGTCCATTAATCCATTTTGGGTAATTGCGTTAACTCCAGTTATTGTAGGAATCTGGGCTATGCTCAGACGAAAAGGAAAAGAACCTTTAACTCCTACTAAAATTGTCTTGGGATTATTTATCTCGGCACTCTCTTGTTTGGTGATGGTTCTCGCGGTTTATGCTGGTGATAATGGCGCAGTGAAGGTTTCACCGTGGTGGTTAGTAGCAAGTTACGGAGTAATTACAATTGGGGAATTATGCTTATCACCGATGGGACTTTCTTTCGTGTCAAAACTTTCGCCAGCGAGAATTACCGCATTAATGATGGGTGGTTTCTTCTTAGCGAATTCAGTAGGAAACAAACTTTCCGGAATTTTGGCAAGTACTTGGTACAGTTATGATAATAAGATGAATTATTTCTTGGTGAATTTTGCTTTACTCATTTTTGCGACTTTACTAGGAGCATCTATGCTAAAGCGTTTGAACAAAATTATGAAAGACCAAGGTCATTAA